The nucleotide window TCGTGCAGCCAATATACCTGCAACTAAAACTAGAACAATAAGGGTAAAAAATAGTACACCTAAGATAATTTCTAACATTGTTTATTGCCTCTTATCTTTATAGTTGAATTCCACCAAAAGCCATAAATGCCAATGACATTAAGCCTACGGTAATAAATGTTATGCCTAATCCTTTAAGTCCATCAGGGACATCGCTGTATCTGAGTTTTTCACGAATTCCTGCCAAAGCCACAATAGCTAAGCCCCAACCAATGCCTGAACCTAAACCATAGGTTATACTTTCAGCAAAGTTGTAGTCTCGTTCAACCATGAACAAAGAGCCGCCCAAAATAGCGCAGTTTACAGTAATCAAAGGCAAGAAAATACCCAAAGCATTGTACAAAGCAGGAAAGAACTTATCCAAAGTCATTTCTAAAACCTGAACGACGGCAGCAATAACTCCAATGTAAGTGATTAAACCTAAAAAGCTTAGGTTAACGCCCTCAATACCAAAGCGTTCCAAAGCACCTTCTTTGATAATGAATTGATATAAGACATTGTTGATTGGAACGGTTAAAGTCTGAACAATAACCACCGCAATCCCTAAACCAAAAGCTGTATCTACTTTTTTAGAAACCGCCAAAAAAGTACACATGCCCAAGAAAAAGGCAAGCGCCAGGTTTTCTACGAAAATGGCTTTAAACAGTAAACTTAAATAATGTTCCATGATTATTCATCCCTTTCAACTTGTTCGGTTTTAAAAGTTCTTAAAACCCAAATAAAAATACCAATAATAAAAAATGCACTTGGAGAGAGTAACATCAAGCCATTGGTCTGATACCATCCGCCTTCAGAAGCTAGAGGTAACACTTTATAGCCCAATATAGCACCTGAACCGAGCAGTTCTCTGAAGAACCCTACAAAAAGTAATACAATGCTGTAACCCAAGCCGTTACCAATACCATCTAAAAAGCTTGGAAGCACAGGGTTCTTCATAGCAAATGCTTCAGCTCTACCCATCACAATACAGTTGGTGATGATTAATCCAACAAAGACTGACATCTGTTTGCTTACTTCATAAGCATAAGCTTTTAAAAACTGATCCACCAAAATCACAAAGGATGCAATAATGGTCATCTGAACAATAATACGAATATTGCTCGGGATATGGTTTCTAATTAAACTGACACTGGCATTGGAAAAGGCAACAACAAAAGTCACAGCCAAACACATGGTGATGGTTGTAGAAAGCTTGGTTGTAACCGCTAGAGCAGAGCATATCCCCAGAATTTGCAGTGCAATAGGATTGTTATTAAAGAGTGGGTCTAGAACTATTTTTTTAACATTTGTCTTAGTTGACATCTGTTGCTCCTTGCTCTGAAGTTGTTTTGTTGTTTTGACTTAATGATGGGTTATTAAATTTTTTCAGGTCTAAGTTTTTTAATAATGGGCCGTAAGCTTCTTCACCGAACCAATACTTTAACATATTGCTTACACCTCTGGATGTTATTGTTGCTCCAGACAGTCCATCCACTTTATAGTCAGCATTGCTCGTACTGCTTTCAACCTGGCCTTTTATAACTTCAATAGCAGGTTTGCCGTTTTCATTATAAATCACTTTACCTTGCCACTTGGCTTGCCATTGAGGGTTATCTACCTCACCACCTAAACCAGGTGTTTCTTGATGTTCATAAAATGAAATACCTTTAACGGTGTTAAGATCTGTATCCAATGAGATAAAACCATAAAGGGTAGACCATAGTCCTTTACCATGAATAGGTAAAATGATTTGTTTTATGGCTCCTTCCTGTTTGACAAAATAAATTAAACCTTTATTCGCTCTGGTTTTAATGTTGGCGTAATCTTGTTCAATTTTAGTTGAACGCTCAGGGTCTTTGGCGGCTTTTCTTTGATCGTAAGCTTCAGGAATCTCTGTATTTAACTTTTGATCTTCAAAGTTATAC belongs to bacterium and includes:
- a CDS encoding NADH:ubiquinone reductase (Na(+)-transporting) subunit D, translated to MSTKTNVKKIVLDPLFNNNPIALQILGICSALAVTTKLSTTITMCLAVTFVVAFSNASVSLIRNHIPSNIRIIVQMTIIASFVILVDQFLKAYAYEVSKQMSVFVGLIITNCIVMGRAEAFAMKNPVLPSFLDGIGNGLGYSIVLLFVGFFRELLGSGAILGYKVLPLASEGGWYQTNGLMLLSPSAFFIIGIFIWVLRTFKTEQVERDE
- the nqrE gene encoding NADH:ubiquinone reductase (Na(+)-transporting) subunit E, which produces MEHYLSLLFKAIFVENLALAFFLGMCTFLAVSKKVDTAFGLGIAVVIVQTLTVPINNVLYQFIIKEGALERFGIEGVNLSFLGLITYIGVIAAVVQVLEMTLDKFFPALYNALGIFLPLITVNCAILGGSLFMVERDYNFAESITYGLGSGIGWGLAIVALAGIREKLRYSDVPDGLKGLGITFITVGLMSLAFMAFGGIQL
- a CDS encoding Na(+)-translocating NADH-quinone reductase subunit C, giving the protein MNNDSIKKTLIVSLTLCIVCSILVSGAAVLLRDKQERNKALDKKKNILVTAGLIDKSANAEIINSVFDNSIEPLLYNFEDQKLNTEIPEAYDQRKAAKDPERSTKIEQDYANIKTRANKGLIYFVKQEGAIKQIILPIHGKGLWSTLYGFISLDTDLNTVKGISFYEHQETPGLGGEVDNPQWQAKWQGKVIYNENGKPAIEVIKGQVESSTSNADYKVDGLSGATITSRGVSNMLKYWFGEEAYGPLLKNLDLKKFNNPSLSQNNKTTSEQGATDVN